Proteins from a genomic interval of Benincasa hispida cultivar B227 chromosome 7, ASM972705v1, whole genome shotgun sequence:
- the LOC120081578 gene encoding AP-1 complex subunit mu-2, which yields MAGAASALFLLDIKGRVLIWRDYRGDVSAVQAERFFTKLIEKEGDPQSQDPVVYDNGISYMFIQHNNVYLMVAARQNCNAASLLSFLHRVVDVFKHYFEELEEESLRDNFVVVYELLDEIMDFGYPQYTEAKILSEFIKTDAYRMEVAQRPPMAVTNAVSWRSEGINYKKNEVFLDVVESVNILVNSNGQIIRSDVVGALKMRTYLSGMPECKLGLNDRVLLEAQGRTTKGKAIDLEDIKFHQCVRLARFENDRTISFIPPDGSFDLMTYRLSTQVKPLIWVEAQVERHSKSRIEIMVKARSQFKERSTATNVEIELPVPADATNPNVRTSMGSASYAPENDALCWKIRSFPGGKEYMLRAEFRLPSITSEEATPERKAPIRVKFEIPYFTVSGIQVRYLKIIEKSGYQALPWVRYITMAGEYELRLI from the exons ATGGCGGGGGCGGCCTCCGCGCTGTTCCTATTAGACATCAAAGGGCGTGTTCTCATTTGGCGCGACTATCGTGGCGATGTCTCGGCAGTTCAGGCCGAGCGCTTCTTCACCAAGCTCATCGAGAAGGAG GGTGATCCGCAATCTCAAGATCCAGTAGTTTACGATAATGGCATAAGCTATATGTTCATTCAGCACAATAATGTGTACCTGATGGTTGCTGCGAGGCAGAATTGCAATGCTGCAAGTCTTCTTTCCTTTTTGCATCGAGTAGTTGAT GTCTTCAAGCATTATTTTGAAGAGTTGGAAGAAGAATCACTTAGGGATAACTTTGTTGTGGTG TACGAGTTGCTtgatgaaataatggacttTGGTTATCCTCAATACACCGAGGCCAAAATTCTTAGTGAGTTTATAAAGACTGATGCCTATAGAATGGAGGTTGCTCAGAGGCCACCCATGGCAGTAACAAATGCAGTTTCTTGGCGGAGTGAAGGGATAAATTACAAGAAGAATGAG GTCTTTTTGGATGTGGTGGAGAGTGTTAATATACTTGTCAACAGTAACGGGCAAATAATTAGGTCAGATGTTGTGGGCGCATTGAAGATGAGAACTTACTTAAG TGGTATGCCCGAGTGTAAGCTTGGGCTCAACGACAGGGTATTATTGGAAGCACAAGGCCGAACCACAAAAGGAAAAGCTATTGATTTGGAAGATATCAAATTTCACCA GTGCGTACGCTTGGCCCGCTTTGAAAATGATCGGACCATATCCTTCATACCTCCAGATGGATCTTTTGATCTCATGACTTATAGACTGAGCACTCAG GTAAAGCCTCTTATTTGGGTAGAAGCTCAAGTTGAAAGACATTCAAAAAGTCGTATTGAGATTATGGTGAAAGCAAGGAGCCAGTTTAAGGAGCGAAG CACCGCAACAAATGTTGAGATTGAGTTGCCTGTCCCAGCAGATGCTACCAACCCAAATGTTCGGACCTCAATGGGGTCTGCTTCTTATGCACCAGAAAATGATGCATTATGCTGGAAAATAAGATCTTTTCCAGGTGGCAag GAGTATATGTTAAGGGCAGAGTTTCGCCTTCCTTCAATTACATCCGAAGAAGCAACACCAGAGAGAAAAGCGCCAATTCGTGTAAAGTTCGAGATACCATACTTCACCGTTTCTGGAATCCAG GTTCGATACCTGAAGATTATTGAGAAAAGTGGGTACCAGGCTCTTCCATGGGTGAGATACATCACAATGGCTGGAGAGTATGAACTAAGGCTCATATAA
- the LOC120081577 gene encoding lipase-like — MIRSWIAVIFFFWELFLSSLVHSVYGLYIFTSAVAGDVSESLSLTFRKFKSVNLEPKTADSDQHLPPIVLVHGIFGFGKGRLGNISYFAGAENKDERVLVPDLGSLTSIYDRARELFYYLKGGKVDYGEEHSRIFGHSQFGRLYEQGEYPEWDEDHPIHIVGHSAGAQVARLLQQMLADKAFKGHDNTSENWVLSISAISGAFNGTTRTYLDGMQPEDGETMKPISLLQLCRVGVIAYDWLDIGWLKKYYNFGFDHFNMSWKKIGVLGLLKCLLGNTGPFASGDWILPDLTIQGSIRLNSRLQTFKSTYYFSYVTKPPRKIFGLTVPYSIIGIHPLLSIRALQMSRWRFPLDLSPPYKGYRDEDWQENDGALNTISMTHPRFPIEHPSHFVHNESESQSWEPGIWYYKIVEADHISFIINRDRAGVQFDLIYDGIFERCRKHVFRRKQLILPNQNTEMQP, encoded by the exons ATGATCCGTTCATGGATTgctgtaattttcttcttttgggAACTGTTTTTGAGTTCTTTGGTTCATTCGGTTTAtggtttgtatatttttacctcCGCCGTAGCTGGTGATGTTTCAGAGTCTCTCAGTTTAACCTTTCGAAAGTTTAAATCGGTCAATTTAGAACCAAAAACGGCGGATTCCGACCAGCATCTTCCTCCAATTGTTTTGGTCCATGGAATTTTTGGTTTTGGAAAAGGG aGATTGGGAAATATATCGTATTTTGCTGGGGCTGAGAACAAAGACGAAAGAGTTCTTGTGCCTGATTTGGGTTCCTTAACCAGCATTTACGACag GGCTCGTGAATTGTTCTATTATTTGAAAGGTGGGAAAGTCGATTACGGTGAAGAGCACAGCAGAATTTTTGGTCACTCGCAGTTCGGCCGCCTGTATGAACAAG GGGAGTACCCTGAATGGGACGAGGATCATCCTATTCACATCGTGGGGCATTCAGCCGGAGCTCAGGTTGCTCGTCTACTCCAACAAATGCTCGCCGACAAG GCATTCAAGGGCCACGACAATACTTCGGAGAATTGGGTTTTAAGCATATCGGCCATATCAGGAGCCTTCAATGGAACCACAAGAACTTATTTGGATGGAATGCA ACCAGAAGACGGAGAAACAATGAAACCTATAAGTCTGCTACAGCTTTGTCGAGTTGGTGTTATAGCTTATGACTGGTTGGACATTGGCTGGTTGAAAAAGTATTACAACTTTGGATTTGATCACTTCAACATGTCATGGAAGAAAATAGGTGTTTTGGGtcttttaaaatgtctattgGGAAATACAGGTCCTTTTGCTTCTGGAGATTGGATTCTTCCTGATCTTACAATTCAAGGATCAATTCGATTGAACAGCCGTTTACAAACCTTTAAAAGCACTTATTATTTCAGCTATGTTACAAAGCCTCCAAGAAAGATCTTTGGTCTCACTGTTCCTTACAGCATCATTGGAATCCACCCTCTGCTTTCTATCAGAGCATTGCAAATGAGCCGGTGGCGATTTCCTTTGGACCTCTCGCCGCCGTATAAAGGCTACCG GGATGAAGATTGGCAAGAGAATGATGGGGCATTAAACACAATCTCTATGACTCACCCACGTTTCCCAATTGAACATCCAAGCCATTTTGTTCATAATGAATCTGAGTCCCAGTCTTGGGAACCTGGCATCTG GTACTACAAGATTGTGGAGGCAGATCACATATCATTCATTATTAATCGGGATCGAGCAGGAGTTCAATTCGATCTGATATACGACGGGATTTTTGAGCGTTGTAGAAAACATGTATTTAGAAGGAAACAACTGATCCTGCCAAACCAAAACACTGAAATGCAACCAtga